In Triticum aestivum cultivar Chinese Spring chromosome 5B, IWGSC CS RefSeq v2.1, whole genome shotgun sequence, the following proteins share a genomic window:
- the LOC123117165 gene encoding uncharacterized protein — protein sequence MATEVTLRRFDLSDVDAMMAWASDPEVAAFCRWEPYASTETEALLAHIRDTALSHQWYRAICLAGDARPVGSVSLEPTADPCRGELGYVVARAHWGRGVATAAVRAALAAVFREVEGLVRVEALVDVDNAASQRVAEKAGFRREGVLRRHYWHKGRVRDLAIYGFVSGDPLPPSHEDEGRESMEQEAAARTPERADEVTLRPFDLADADAEAMTAWAEHPVLVPPTAAMASGVYFSPPRDALLAFLRGTDPPHTWIRAVCLGGAIVGAVTVSRTEDRCRAEVGTALARAHRGRGAAAAALRLAATAALGDLEGVERVEALVDADDAASRRAVEDAGFRREAVMRSHRDARDVVVYSLMSTDDDPLIDLPRS from the exons ATGGCGACGGAGGTCACCCTCCGCCGCTTCGACCTCTCGGACGTCGACGCCATGATGGCATGGGCGTCCGACCCCGAGGTCGCCGCCTTCTGCCGCTGGGAGCCCTATGCGTCCACGGAGACGGAAGCCCTGCTCGCCCACATCCGGGACACCGCGCTCTCGCACCAGTGGTACCGCGCCAtctgcctcgccggcgacgcccGCCCCGTCGGCTCGGTGTCCCTGGAGCCCACGGCTGACCCGTGCCGCGGGGAGCTCGGCTACGTGGTGGCCCGCGCGCActggggcaggggcgtggctacggCCGCCGTGAGGGCCGCGCTCGCCGCGGTGTTCCGCGAGGTGGAGGGGCTGGTGCGCGTGGAGGCGCTGGTGGACGTGGACAACGCGGCGTCGCAGCGCGTGGCGGAGAAGGCCGGGTTCCGGCGCGAGGGCGTCCTGCGGCGCCACTACTGGCACAAGGGCCGCGTCAGGGATCTCGCCATCTACGgcttcgtctccggcgaccccttGCCCCCATCACACGAGGATGAG GGTCGGGAATCGATGGAGCAAGAAGCGGCAGCCCGGACGCCGGAGCGCGCGGATGAGGTGACCCTCCGGCCGTTCGAcctcgccgacgccgacgccgaagccatgACGGCGTGGGCGGAACACCCCGTACTAGTACCACCTACGGCCGCCATGGCGTCGGGGGTCTACTTCTCCCCGCCCCGCGACGCCCTGCTCGCGTTCCTCCGGGGCACCGACCCTCCGCACACCTGGATCCGCGCCGTCTGCCTCGGCGGCGCCATCGTGGGCGCGGTGACCGTGTCGCGCACAGAAGATCGGTGCCGCGCGGAGGTCGGGACCGCGCTGGCGCGCGCGCAccggggcaggggcgcggccgCGGCGGCCCTGAGGCTCGCGGCGACCGCGGCGTTGGGGGACCTGGAGGGCGTGGAGCGCGTGGAGGCGCTGGTGGACGCAGACGACGCCGCGTCCCGGCGCGCGGTGGAGGACGCCGGGTTCCGCCGCGAGGCCGTGATGCGGAGCCACCGCGACGCCAGGGACGTGGTCGTCTACAGCCTCATGTCCACCGACGACGACCCACTCATCGACTTACCCAGGTCATGA